The Lysobacter sp. genome includes a window with the following:
- a CDS encoding cytochrome B, with protein sequence MNTAPATSTTVPSASATKVLIWDLPTRLFHWSLAICFAGAWLTSDSERQQLLHLLFGYSLFGLIGFRIVWGFIGSRYARFGSFFKGPGATLRYLGSMAKRQPEHHVGHNPAGAVAVWLLLGLGLAIAITGWQMVVGSAGESLEEVHEALAIAMLVVVGLHIVGVIVSSVLHRENLPRAMVTGRKSGLRPEDGIARKSGIVALLLFAALAAFWSYGLATRQLPFGLAGSGDPTTAGAAAGHEEHDED encoded by the coding sequence ATGAACACTGCCCCCGCCACTTCAACCACTGTCCCTTCGGCCAGCGCGACGAAGGTCCTGATCTGGGACCTGCCGACGCGGCTCTTCCATTGGAGTCTCGCGATCTGTTTCGCGGGCGCCTGGCTGACCTCCGACAGCGAGCGTCAGCAACTGCTGCATCTGCTGTTCGGCTACAGCCTGTTCGGCCTGATCGGCTTCCGCATCGTCTGGGGCTTCATCGGCAGCCGCTACGCGCGCTTCGGCAGTTTCTTCAAGGGACCGGGCGCGACCCTGCGCTATCTCGGTTCGATGGCGAAACGCCAACCGGAGCACCACGTCGGCCACAACCCCGCCGGCGCGGTCGCGGTCTGGCTGCTGCTCGGGCTCGGCCTGGCGATCGCCATCACCGGTTGGCAGATGGTGGTCGGAAGTGCGGGCGAGTCGCTGGAAGAGGTCCACGAGGCGCTGGCCATCGCGATGCTGGTGGTCGTCGGTCTGCACATCGTCGGCGTGATCGTCTCCAGCGTTCTGCATCGCGAGAATCTGCCGCGTGCGATGGTCACCGGCCGCAAGTCCGGGCTGCGCCCTGAAGATGGCATCGCCCGGAAATCAGGGATCGTCGCGCTGCTGCTGTTCGCGGCGCTGGCCGCGTTCTGGAGCTACGGCCTTGCGACCAGGCAGTTGCCGTTCGGTCTGGCC
- a CDS encoding cytochrome C has translation MNREWIAAALSCAMMLPFGAFAAGDDDDNERSPRRAPMPAIYIEECGGCHVPYPASGLPAVSWDALMAGLDRHFGSDASLAPQDAGTIRRWLRTNAGRGTANRAEPLRITRAAWFVREHDEIPVATWRSPAVKSAANCAACHRGAERGAFSEHDVRIPRASPPRPAAGPTR, from the coding sequence ATGAACCGCGAGTGGATCGCCGCCGCGCTGTCGTGCGCAATGATGCTGCCGTTCGGCGCATTCGCCGCAGGCGACGATGACGACAACGAACGTTCGCCGCGTCGAGCGCCGATGCCGGCCATCTACATCGAGGAATGCGGCGGCTGCCACGTGCCCTATCCCGCGTCGGGTTTGCCGGCCGTGTCGTGGGACGCGCTGATGGCGGGACTCGATCGCCATTTCGGCAGCGATGCGAGTCTTGCGCCGCAGGACGCGGGGACGATCCGTCGCTGGCTGCGTACGAACGCCGGACGCGGTACCGCGAATCGCGCCGAACCGCTGCGCATCACCCGTGCCGCATGGTTCGTGCGTGAACACGACGAGATTCCAGTCGCCACCTGGCGTTCGCCCGCGGTGAAATCGGCCGCCAACTGCGCAGCCTGCCACCGTGGCGCAGAACGCGGCGCATTTTCAGAGCACGATGTGCGCATCCCGCGCGCATCGCCCCCTCGCCCTGCTGCAGGACCGACACGATGA
- a CDS encoding DUF1924 domain-containing protein: MRILWWSIALCLPFAAQAQSIVQLQAGYAKQAAREDPSFKAFSAARGQRFFLSKHGNEWSCASCHTSDPTRSGKHDVTGRAILPMAPTVNPKRFADAAKTEKWFRRNCRDVVDRECSAQEKGDVLAWLGSLRAGGVR; this comes from the coding sequence ATGCGAATCCTCTGGTGGTCCATCGCGCTGTGCCTGCCGTTCGCCGCGCAGGCACAATCCATCGTTCAACTGCAGGCCGGATATGCGAAACAGGCGGCTCGCGAAGATCCGTCGTTCAAGGCGTTTTCCGCTGCGCGGGGACAACGTTTCTTCCTGTCGAAGCACGGCAACGAGTGGAGCTGCGCGAGCTGCCATACGTCGGATCCGACCCGCAGCGGCAAGCATGACGTGACCGGGCGCGCGATCCTGCCGATGGCGCCGACGGTCAATCCGAAACGCTTCGCCGACGCGGCGAAAACCGAGAAATGGTTCCGTCGCAATTGTCGCGATGTGGTCGACCGCGAATGCAGCGCGCAGGAGAAGGGCGATGTGCTCGCATGGCTCGGCAGTCTGCGCGCGGGAGGTGTGCGATGA
- a CDS encoding cytochrome-c peroxidase, producing the protein MAVATAGCQREGTPSPAVATAATAPAGEPAPAAAGPAADPALLTQAQALFKPIPDQAPALSGNPVTPDKIALGKMLFFDGRLSASGVISCNSCHNLGMGGIDGVPTSIGHGFQKGPRNAPTVYNAVFNIAQFWDGRAEDLKAQAKGPVQAGVEMNNTPAAVEATLNSMPGYVKAFELAFPGEAKVVNFDNMAKAIEAFETTLITPGAPFDAFLEGDARALTADQQTGLKLFMEKGCASCHNGINLGGQAYFPFGVVHKPSDEVRPAGDVGRLTVTKSKADEYAFRAAPLRNVAATAPYFHSGKVWKLQEAVTIMGDAQLGATLTPDEAEKIHLFLHSLTAPIPKVSYPELPERSDTTPLPAG; encoded by the coding sequence ATGGCCGTGGCAACGGCGGGTTGCCAGCGCGAAGGAACGCCGTCGCCGGCCGTTGCAACCGCCGCGACCGCGCCAGCGGGTGAGCCTGCGCCCGCAGCGGCGGGACCGGCCGCCGATCCTGCACTGCTGACGCAGGCGCAGGCGCTGTTCAAGCCGATTCCCGACCAGGCCCCGGCGCTGTCCGGCAATCCGGTCACGCCGGACAAGATCGCGCTCGGCAAGATGCTGTTTTTCGACGGCCGCCTGTCGGCCAGCGGCGTGATCAGCTGCAACTCCTGCCACAACCTCGGGATGGGCGGAATCGACGGCGTGCCGACCTCGATCGGCCACGGCTTCCAGAAGGGCCCGCGCAATGCACCGACGGTCTACAACGCGGTGTTCAACATCGCCCAGTTCTGGGACGGCCGCGCGGAAGACCTGAAGGCGCAGGCCAAGGGGCCGGTGCAGGCCGGCGTTGAAATGAACAACACGCCGGCGGCGGTCGAAGCGACGCTCAATTCGATGCCGGGTTACGTGAAGGCATTCGAGCTCGCATTTCCCGGCGAGGCGAAAGTCGTGAATTTCGACAACATGGCCAAGGCGATCGAAGCGTTCGAAACCACGCTGATCACGCCCGGCGCGCCGTTCGATGCATTTCTCGAAGGCGATGCGCGCGCACTCACCGCGGACCAGCAGACGGGCCTGAAGCTGTTCATGGAAAAAGGCTGCGCCAGCTGCCACAACGGCATCAACCTCGGCGGCCAGGCGTATTTTCCGTTCGGCGTGGTCCACAAACCATCCGACGAGGTGCGCCCGGCCGGCGATGTCGGCCGCTTGACGGTGACGAAATCGAAAGCCGATGAATACGCGTTCCGCGCTGCGCCGCTGCGCAATGTCGCGGCGACCGCACCGTATTTCCACTCCGGAAAAGTGTGGAAGCTGCAGGAAGCGGTGACCATCATGGGCGATGCGCAGCTCGGCGCCACGTTGACGCCGGACGAAGCGGAAAAAATCCATCTGTTCCTGCATTCCTTGACCGCGCCGATTCCGAAGGTGTCCTATCCGGAATTGCCCGAGCGCAGCGATACGACGCCACTGCCGGCAGGCTGA
- a CDS encoding radical SAM protein yields MHSWKPSRFNVQTTTNEGWLLLWNTYTGAMNGFRPAQREAMVALLSQKGTTAPEGGIASYLAQRGYLVSKDADELRRVQYAFGQENHRSDRLELILLASEDCNFRCTYCYEDFKRGTMRPEVREGVKKLVENRMKTLREMTVSWFGGEPLYGLEAIEDLAPFLAETAQREGIEYFSHMTTNAYLMTEDVVDKLLSWRITDFQITLDGLPEDHDRHRPGRDGSSTFQTIYDNLVKMAARTDDFSVGIRVNFAQGNVPGLERFLELLQEKFRDDERFTLSFHAVGKWGGANDANLDVCGTGESHAVRMKLKAAAKALGLQVTSGWRPGAGVGTEVCYAARPYNFIVGAHGDLMKCTIDLDSKDRNIVGKLLPDGTLDLDTDKMALWTEPAFERDTGCQSCHMLPACQGIHCPKIRFDHNRSPCPDIRRTAKEQMAVYFETKQTEAREGTSAPRTAVARGRVGTAEG; encoded by the coding sequence ATGCACAGCTGGAAGCCGTCGCGCTTCAATGTGCAGACGACCACGAACGAAGGCTGGCTGCTGCTCTGGAACACCTACACCGGTGCGATGAACGGGTTCCGGCCTGCGCAGCGCGAGGCGATGGTGGCGCTGCTCAGCCAGAAGGGCACGACCGCGCCCGAGGGCGGCATCGCCAGTTACCTCGCCCAACGCGGCTATCTCGTCTCCAAGGACGCCGACGAACTGCGGCGCGTGCAGTACGCCTTCGGCCAGGAGAACCACCGCAGCGACCGGCTGGAACTGATCCTGCTGGCGTCGGAGGATTGCAACTTCCGATGCACCTATTGCTATGAGGATTTCAAGCGCGGCACGATGCGGCCGGAAGTGCGCGAAGGGGTCAAGAAACTCGTCGAAAACCGCATGAAGACGCTTCGCGAAATGACCGTTTCGTGGTTCGGCGGCGAACCGCTCTACGGCCTGGAGGCGATCGAGGACCTGGCGCCGTTCCTGGCGGAAACCGCGCAGCGGGAAGGCATCGAATACTTCAGCCACATGACCACCAACGCTTACCTCATGACCGAGGACGTGGTGGACAAACTGCTCTCCTGGCGCATCACCGATTTCCAGATCACGCTGGACGGCCTGCCGGAGGATCACGATCGCCATCGTCCCGGACGGGATGGAAGCAGCACCTTCCAGACGATCTACGACAATCTGGTGAAGATGGCCGCCCGGACGGACGATTTCTCGGTCGGCATCCGCGTCAATTTCGCGCAGGGCAACGTGCCGGGCCTGGAACGATTCCTGGAGCTGCTGCAAGAGAAGTTCCGCGACGACGAGCGCTTCACCCTGTCTTTCCACGCCGTCGGCAAATGGGGCGGCGCCAACGACGCCAACCTCGACGTCTGCGGCACCGGAGAGTCGCACGCCGTGCGCATGAAGCTGAAGGCCGCGGCGAAGGCGTTGGGACTGCAGGTCACCAGCGGCTGGCGCCCGGGCGCCGGGGTGGGGACCGAGGTCTGTTACGCGGCCCGTCCGTACAACTTCATCGTCGGCGCCCACGGCGATCTGATGAAGTGCACGATCGATCTCGACAGCAAGGACCGCAACATCGTCGGCAAACTGCTCCCGGACGGGACCCTGGATCTGGATACCGACAAGATGGCGCTGTGGACGGAGCCTGCGTTCGAACGCGACACCGGTTGCCAGAGCTGCCACATGCTGCCGGCCTGCCAAGGCATCCACTGTCCGAAGATCCGGTTCGATCACAACCGCAGCCCTTGCCCGGACATCCGGCGCACCGCCAAGGAACAGATGGCGGTTTATTTCGAGACCAAGCAAACCGAAGCGCGCGAGGGTACCTCCGCGCCGCGTACAGCGGTCGCGCGCGGTCGCGTGGGCACAGCGGAAGGCTAG